Proteins encoded by one window of Modestobacter marinus:
- the allB gene encoding allantoinase AllB — MNGSLVVRAQRVVLPDGERPAAVHVQDGVVVAVTGFDEVDGTVVTLADDEVLLPGLVDSHVHVNEPGRTEWEGFASATRAAAAGGITTIVDMPLNSIPPTVDVPALHVKRAVAEGQVSVDVAFWGGAVPGNAEELPRLLDAGAVGVKCFLLDSGVPEFPPLDDAGLRAALTELAAVDGLLIAHCEDEDVITAAPQPGGRRYADFLASRPGAAEETAIGRLIAAARDTGARVHVVHLADAGALPMLRAARADGVRITVETCPHYLTFSAEEVPDGDTAFKCCPPIREAGHREALWQALADGDVDLVVSDHSPCTPELKRLDVGDFALAWGGIAGLQVTLPVVWSGARARGYGLGDVVRWMSAAPAQLAGLPGKGAIAVGRDADLVAFAPDEPWRVAQLHHRNPVTPYAGRELTGVVRRTWLRGQPLVDGGAALGRLLSRGER; from the coding sequence GTGAACGGGTCGCTGGTCGTCCGGGCGCAGCGGGTGGTGCTGCCCGACGGGGAGCGACCGGCCGCGGTGCACGTGCAGGACGGCGTCGTCGTCGCCGTCACCGGCTTCGACGAGGTCGACGGCACGGTGGTCACCCTCGCCGACGACGAGGTGCTGCTGCCGGGGCTGGTCGACAGCCACGTGCACGTCAACGAGCCGGGGCGCACCGAGTGGGAGGGGTTCGCCTCGGCGACCCGGGCGGCGGCGGCCGGCGGGATCACCACGATCGTCGACATGCCGCTGAACTCGATCCCGCCCACCGTCGACGTGCCGGCGTTGCACGTGAAACGCGCGGTGGCCGAGGGGCAGGTCAGCGTGGACGTCGCCTTCTGGGGTGGCGCCGTCCCCGGCAACGCCGAGGAGCTGCCGCGGCTGCTCGACGCCGGCGCGGTGGGCGTGAAGTGCTTCCTGCTCGACTCCGGCGTGCCGGAGTTCCCCCCGCTGGACGACGCCGGCCTGCGGGCCGCGCTCACCGAGCTCGCCGCGGTCGACGGCCTGCTCATCGCGCACTGCGAGGACGAGGACGTCATCACCGCCGCCCCGCAGCCGGGTGGGCGGCGCTACGCCGACTTCCTCGCCTCCCGGCCGGGTGCTGCGGAGGAGACGGCGATCGGCCGGCTCATCGCCGCGGCCCGGGACACCGGTGCCCGGGTGCACGTCGTCCACCTGGCCGATGCCGGGGCGCTGCCGATGCTGCGCGCCGCCCGGGCCGACGGGGTGCGGATCACCGTCGAGACCTGCCCGCACTACCTGACCTTCAGCGCCGAGGAGGTGCCCGACGGCGACACCGCGTTCAAGTGCTGCCCGCCGATCCGGGAGGCCGGGCACCGGGAGGCGCTCTGGCAGGCGCTGGCCGACGGGGACGTCGACCTGGTGGTCAGCGACCACTCGCCGTGCACGCCGGAGCTCAAGCGGCTGGACGTCGGCGACTTCGCCCTGGCCTGGGGCGGCATCGCCGGGCTGCAGGTGACCCTGCCGGTGGTGTGGAGCGGGGCCCGGGCGCGCGGGTACGGGCTCGGCGACGTCGTCCGGTGGATGTCGGCCGCGCCGGCGCAGCTGGCCGGGCTCCCCGGCAAGGGTGCGATCGCGGTGGGCAGGGACGCCGACCTGGTGGCGTTCGCCCCCGACGAGCCCTGGCGGGTGGCCCAGCTGCACCACCGCAACCCGGTGACGCCCTACGCGGGCCGGGAGCTCACCGGGGTGGTCCGCCGCACCTGGCTGCGCGGGCAGCCGCTGGTCGACGGGGGTGCTGCCCTCGGCCGGTTGCTGAGCAGAGGGGAGCGGTGA
- a CDS encoding urease accessory protein UreD: MRTRVEVVARCDARGRTVLPVVRASGQLAVRRTGPASVHLVATAFGPLGGDDAEIRLVVESGARLSVHSVAAAVVLPARGESPPSRQVVRAEVAGVLHLAPEPTVVTARADHRAELHAQLAEGGELTATEQVLLGRTGEEPGRWTGTTRVERDGRPLLQTTVGLGPGAPAWLPPVAPRAYVSTVSIGSTVGISDPRPEVATGVDAVRLPLPGGWVGTAWAEELHEAVAGLAAVTPAVADELVEVAR, translated from the coding sequence GTGAGGACGCGCGTGGAGGTGGTCGCCCGCTGCGACGCGCGTGGGCGCACGGTCCTGCCGGTCGTGCGCGCCAGCGGCCAGCTGGCCGTGCGGCGCACCGGCCCCGCCTCCGTGCACCTGGTCGCGACGGCGTTCGGCCCGCTGGGCGGGGACGACGCGGAGATCCGGCTGGTGGTGGAGTCCGGCGCCCGGCTCAGCGTCCACTCGGTCGCCGCGGCCGTCGTGCTGCCGGCCCGCGGGGAGTCCCCGCCGTCCCGGCAGGTGGTCCGCGCGGAGGTCGCGGGCGTGCTGCACCTGGCGCCGGAGCCGACGGTGGTCACCGCGCGGGCCGACCACCGGGCCGAGCTGCACGCGCAGCTGGCCGAGGGCGGCGAGCTGACCGCCACGGAGCAGGTGCTGCTCGGCCGGACGGGCGAGGAGCCCGGGCGCTGGACGGGCACCACCCGGGTCGAGCGGGACGGCCGGCCGTTGCTGCAGACCACGGTCGGTCTCGGCCCCGGGGCGCCGGCCTGGCTGCCGCCGGTCGCCCCCCGGGCCTACGTCTCCACGGTGTCGATCGGCTCCACGGTGGGGATCAGCGACCCGCGGCCCGAGGTGGCGACCGGGGTGGACGCCGTCCGGCTGCCGCTGCCCGGCGGCTGGGTGGGCACGGCCTGGGCCGAGGAATTGCACGAGGCGGTGGCGGGGCTGGCTGCGGTCACCCCCGCGGTCGCCGACGAGCTGGTGGAGGTGGCGCGGTGA
- the ureG gene encoding urease accessory protein UreG, which yields MPPDHRIDDYVDPYTPEHRHSPGGGHGPLRVGLGGPVGSGKTALAAALCRTLGTEYDLAVVTNDIYTTEDADFLRRNAVLPDDRIEAVQTGCCPHTAIRDDITANLDAVELLESRHPGLELVFVESGGDNLTASFSYGLVDVQVFVVDVAGGDKVPRKGGPGVTASDLLVVNKTDLAPLVGADLGVMRRDSDAVRGDKPTLLISLREDPAATEVAEWVREQVRARALQTAP from the coding sequence ATGCCACCTGACCACCGGATCGACGACTACGTGGACCCGTACACCCCGGAGCACCGGCACTCCCCGGGAGGAGGGCACGGCCCGCTGCGGGTCGGCCTCGGCGGCCCGGTCGGCTCGGGGAAGACCGCCCTGGCCGCCGCGCTGTGCCGCACGCTGGGCACCGAGTACGACCTCGCCGTCGTCACCAACGACATCTACACGACCGAGGACGCCGACTTCCTGCGCCGCAACGCCGTGCTCCCCGACGACCGGATCGAGGCGGTGCAGACCGGCTGCTGCCCGCACACCGCGATCCGCGACGACATCACCGCCAACCTCGACGCGGTAGAGCTGCTGGAGTCCCGGCACCCCGGCCTGGAGCTGGTCTTCGTCGAGTCCGGCGGGGACAACCTGACCGCGTCGTTCAGCTACGGGCTGGTCGACGTCCAGGTGTTCGTGGTCGACGTCGCCGGCGGGGACAAGGTGCCGCGCAAGGGCGGCCCGGGGGTGACCGCCTCGGACCTCCTGGTGGTCAACAAGACCGACCTCGCGCCGCTGGTCGGGGCCGACCTGGGCGTGATGCGCCGCGACTCCGACGCCGTCCGGGGCGACAAGCCCACGCTGCTGATCTCGCTGCGCGAGGACCCGGCGGCCACCGAGGTGGCCGAGTGGGTGCGGGAGCAGGTGCGCGCGAGGGCGTTGCAGACGGCGCCGTGA
- a CDS encoding urease accessory protein UreF, which yields MTAALLTLADSRLPAGGHTHSGGVEQAITAGVLTDPGSLAVFLRRRLATSGAVAAGLAAAACRAVDAADPVTALGALDAEADARTPSPALRAASRQQGRGLVRVGSRAWPHPAWAALPGQPHHPLALGVAAATGGLTPRDAAHAAAYLSISGPATAAQRLLAMDPITVAAVTARLAPEVDQVADASTSGLPAATDPLLDLLAEVHAARADRFFAS from the coding sequence ATGACGGCGGCGCTGCTCACCCTCGCCGACTCGCGGCTGCCCGCCGGAGGGCACACCCACTCCGGCGGCGTGGAACAGGCGATCACGGCCGGGGTGCTCACCGACCCCGGCTCGCTGGCGGTCTTCCTCCGCCGGCGGCTGGCCACCTCGGGCGCCGTCGCCGCGGGGCTCGCCGCGGCCGCGTGCCGGGCGGTGGACGCCGCCGACCCGGTGACCGCGCTCGGCGCGCTGGACGCGGAGGCCGACGCCCGCACCCCCTCCCCGGCGCTGCGCGCGGCCTCCCGGCAGCAGGGGCGCGGCCTGGTCCGGGTCGGCAGCCGCGCCTGGCCGCACCCGGCCTGGGCGGCGCTGCCGGGGCAGCCGCACCACCCGCTGGCGCTCGGGGTCGCCGCGGCGACCGGTGGCCTGACCCCGCGGGACGCCGCGCACGCCGCGGCGTACCTCTCGATCAGCGGGCCGGCGACCGCCGCGCAGCGGTTGCTGGCGATGGACCCGATCACCGTGGCCGCGGTGACCGCCCGGCTGGCCCCGGAGGTCGACCAGGTCGCCGACGCGTCGACGTCGGGCCTGCCCGCCGCCACCGACCCGCTCCTGGACCTGCTCGCCGAGGTGCACGCGGCCCGCGCGGACCGCTTCTTCGCCTCATGA
- a CDS encoding urease subunit alpha, translating to MVQLSRERYAQLYGPTVGDRIRLADTDLLIEVTEDRCGGPGLAGEEAVFGGGKVIRESMGQGRATRAEGAPDLVITGAVVLDHWGVVKADVGVRDGRIVALGKAGNPDTMDGVHPDLVIGPGTEVLAGNGKVLTAGGIDCHVHFICPQIVPTAIGSGITTMIGGGTGPAEGSKATTITPGDWYLARMLEAMDGMPVNVALLGKGNTVSVDSLEEQLRAGASGFKLHEDWGSTPAAIDAALTVAGRNGVPVALHSDTLNEAGFVEDTLAAIAGRSIHAYHTEGAGGGHAPDIITVAGHPNVLPSSTNPTRPHTVNTLDEHLDMLMVCHHLDSSVPEDLAFAESRIRPTTIAAEDLLHDLGAISMIGSDAQAMGRVGEVVMRTWQTAHVMKRRRGSLAGDGAADNLRARRYVAKYTICPAVAHGIDGEVGSVEPGKLADLVLWDPGTFGVRPHVVLKGGMIAWGQMGDANASIPTPQPVLPRPMFGAYGRVPAQTSVHFVAPAALEAGLADRLEVDRRLVAVTDTTRLGKADMPENTALPEIRVDPDTFTVSVDGEVWEPDPVRELPMAQRYFLF from the coding sequence ATGGTGCAGTTGTCCCGCGAGCGGTACGCCCAGCTGTACGGCCCCACGGTCGGCGACCGGATCCGGCTGGCCGACACCGACCTGCTCATCGAGGTCACCGAGGACCGCTGCGGTGGCCCCGGGCTGGCCGGTGAGGAGGCGGTGTTCGGCGGCGGCAAGGTCATCCGCGAGTCGATGGGGCAGGGGCGGGCGACCCGAGCCGAGGGCGCGCCCGACCTGGTGATCACCGGCGCGGTCGTGCTGGACCACTGGGGCGTCGTCAAGGCCGACGTCGGCGTCCGGGACGGCCGGATCGTGGCACTGGGCAAGGCCGGCAACCCCGACACGATGGACGGCGTCCACCCCGACCTGGTCATCGGTCCCGGCACGGAGGTGCTCGCCGGCAACGGCAAGGTCCTCACCGCCGGCGGCATCGACTGCCACGTGCACTTCATCTGCCCGCAGATCGTGCCGACGGCGATCGGCTCGGGCATCACCACGATGATCGGCGGCGGCACCGGGCCGGCCGAGGGCTCCAAGGCCACCACGATCACCCCCGGCGACTGGTACCTGGCCCGGATGCTCGAGGCGATGGACGGGATGCCGGTCAACGTCGCGCTGCTCGGCAAGGGCAACACCGTCTCGGTCGACTCGCTGGAGGAGCAGCTGCGGGCCGGTGCCAGCGGGTTCAAGCTGCACGAGGACTGGGGCTCCACGCCGGCCGCGATCGACGCCGCGCTCACCGTCGCCGGGCGCAACGGCGTCCCGGTCGCGCTGCACTCCGACACCCTCAACGAGGCCGGGTTCGTTGAGGACACCCTGGCCGCGATCGCCGGCCGGAGCATCCACGCGTACCACACCGAGGGTGCCGGGGGCGGCCACGCACCGGACATCATCACCGTCGCCGGGCACCCCAACGTGCTGCCGAGCAGCACGAACCCCACCCGGCCGCACACCGTGAACACCCTCGACGAGCACCTCGACATGCTCATGGTCTGCCACCACCTGGACAGCTCCGTGCCCGAGGACCTGGCGTTCGCGGAGAGCCGGATCCGGCCGACGACGATCGCCGCCGAGGACCTGCTGCACGACCTCGGCGCCATCTCGATGATCGGCTCCGACGCGCAGGCGATGGGCCGGGTCGGCGAGGTCGTGATGCGCACCTGGCAGACCGCGCACGTGATGAAGCGCCGCCGCGGTTCGCTGGCCGGCGACGGGGCGGCGGACAACCTGCGGGCCCGCCGGTACGTCGCCAAGTACACGATCTGCCCCGCGGTGGCGCACGGCATCGACGGCGAGGTCGGGTCGGTGGAGCCGGGCAAGCTCGCCGACCTGGTGCTCTGGGACCCGGGGACCTTCGGCGTCCGGCCGCACGTCGTGCTCAAGGGCGGGATGATCGCCTGGGGCCAGATGGGGGATGCGAACGCGTCGATCCCCACCCCGCAGCCGGTGCTGCCGCGGCCGATGTTCGGCGCGTACGGCCGGGTGCCGGCGCAGACGTCGGTGCACTTCGTCGCCCCGGCCGCGCTGGAGGCCGGGCTGGCCGATCGGCTCGAGGTCGACCGGCGGCTGGTGGCGGTCACCGACACCACCCGGCTGGGGAAGGCGGACATGCCGGAGAACACCGCGCTGCCGGAGATCCGCGTCGACCCGGACACCTTCACGGTCTCGGTGGACGGCGAGGTCTGGGAGCCCGACCCGGTGCGCGAGCTGCCCATGGCCCAGCGCTACTTCCTCTTCTGA
- a CDS encoding urease subunit beta, with protein MVPGEVIPAEGVIETLPGVPRVELAVHNSGDRPVQVGSHFHFAQANRALEFDRDAAHGHRLDIAAGTAVRFEPGIRRTVTLVPLAGARVVPGLTSEGGLG; from the coding sequence GTGGTCCCCGGCGAGGTCATCCCCGCCGAGGGCGTCATCGAGACGCTCCCCGGCGTGCCGCGGGTCGAGCTGGCGGTGCACAACAGCGGCGACCGGCCGGTCCAGGTCGGCTCGCACTTCCACTTCGCCCAGGCCAACCGGGCGTTGGAGTTCGACCGGGACGCTGCCCACGGCCACCGGCTGGACATCGCCGCCGGCACGGCCGTCCGGTTCGAGCCGGGCATCCGGCGCACGGTCACCCTCGTCCCGCTGGCCGGCGCGCGCGTCGTCCCGGGTCTCACGTCGGAAGGTGGACTCGGCTGA
- a CDS encoding urease subunit gamma, producing MLSYAAELARRRQARGLKLNLPEATAIVTDHVLEGARDGELVTDLMQSGRTVLTRDDVMDGVPELLEEVQVEATFPDGTKLVTVHQPIP from the coding sequence ATGCTCAGCTACGCCGCCGAGCTCGCCCGCCGCCGTCAGGCCCGGGGCCTCAAGCTGAACCTCCCCGAGGCCACCGCGATCGTCACCGACCACGTGCTTGAGGGCGCCCGGGACGGCGAGCTGGTCACCGACCTGATGCAGTCCGGCCGCACCGTGCTGACCCGGGACGACGTGATGGACGGCGTCCCCGAGCTGCTGGAGGAGGTGCAGGTGGAGGCGACCTTCCCGGACGGGACGAAGCTGGTGACCGTCCACCAACCCATCCCGTGA
- a CDS encoding GntR family transcriptional regulator has protein sequence MNEDAGPIFRQIATQLADAIVDGSLAEESQAPSSNELAAFHRINPATAAKGLNQLVTDGVLYKRRGVGMFVATGAREQLLKRRRSEFAEQYLTPLLAEADKVGISVAEIVQLLRERGGRS, from the coding sequence GTGAACGAGGACGCCGGCCCCATCTTCCGGCAGATCGCGACCCAGCTCGCGGACGCGATCGTCGACGGCTCCCTCGCCGAGGAGAGCCAGGCGCCCTCGTCCAACGAGCTGGCCGCCTTCCACCGCATCAACCCCGCGACCGCAGCCAAGGGCCTGAACCAGCTGGTGACCGACGGGGTCCTCTACAAGAGACGAGGAGTCGGGATGTTCGTCGCCACCGGCGCTCGCGAGCAGCTGCTCAAGCGGCGCCGCAGCGAGTTCGCCGAGCAGTACCTCACGCCCCTGCTGGCCGAGGCCGACAAGGTCGGCATCAGCGTCGCCGAGATCGTCCAGCTGCTGCGCGAGCGGGGAGGCCGGTCGTGA
- a CDS encoding ABC transporter ATP-binding protein encodes MTAAATLEGVTMRFRGHTALTDVSTSVRADTITGLLGRNGAGKTTLMQLLTGHRVPTAGRVTVLGAAPYENDGVLSRMCFIKEGQRYPDHFRVCDAVSAAAHLYPHWDQSLADQLLADFDLPRKRPIKKLSRGMNSAVGIVLGLASRAPVTLFDEPYLGLDAVARQLFYDRLLADYAEHPRTILLSTHLIEEISDLLEHVLLIDRGRLLLDADAETLRATALTVSGPAAQVSTFGAAHDVLQHESIAGQARAVVRTRAATARQDAAALGLTVEQTSIQRLVVAMSLAAAQPPAPSTADHAALQGAPR; translated from the coding sequence GTGACCGCCGCCGCCACGCTCGAGGGCGTCACCATGCGCTTCCGCGGCCACACCGCACTGACCGACGTCTCCACCTCGGTGCGGGCGGACACGATCACCGGCCTGCTGGGCCGGAACGGTGCCGGGAAGACCACGCTCATGCAGCTGCTCACCGGCCACCGCGTGCCCACCGCGGGCCGGGTGACCGTGCTCGGGGCGGCGCCGTACGAGAACGACGGCGTGCTCAGTCGCATGTGCTTCATCAAGGAGGGTCAGCGGTACCCGGACCACTTCCGGGTCTGCGACGCCGTCTCCGCGGCCGCCCACCTGTACCCGCACTGGGACCAGTCGCTCGCCGACCAGTTACTCGCCGACTTCGACCTCCCCCGCAAGCGGCCGATCAAGAAGCTGTCCCGGGGCATGAACTCGGCGGTCGGCATCGTCCTGGGCCTGGCCTCGCGAGCGCCGGTCACCCTGTTCGACGAGCCCTACCTGGGCCTGGACGCCGTCGCACGGCAGCTGTTCTACGACCGGCTGCTGGCCGACTACGCCGAGCACCCCCGCACGATCCTGCTCTCCACGCACCTCATCGAGGAGATCAGCGACCTGCTGGAGCACGTGCTGCTCATCGACCGTGGCCGGCTCCTGCTCGACGCGGACGCGGAGACGCTCCGGGCCACGGCGCTGACGGTCTCCGGCCCGGCCGCGCAGGTGAGCACCTTCGGCGCCGCCCACGACGTGCTGCAGCACGAGTCGATCGCCGGGCAGGCCCGGGCCGTGGTCCGGACCAGGGCGGCGACCGCCCGGCAGGACGCCGCCGCCCTCGGCCTGACCGTGGAACAGACCTCGATCCAACGACTGGTGGTCGCCATGAGCCTCGCCGCTGCCCAGCCCCCCGCCCCGTCGACCGCCGACCACGCCGCACTGCAGGGAGCCCCCCGATGA
- a CDS encoding ABC transporter permease, whose product MNRVLGAARLQLINPLASIGIAWAIVALAFAVNLAVWGLGDVDAAAGGATTGGLAALYITVLITFIQAVTMVFPLAMGLSLSRRVFYLGTALVAVVQAVVYGVVLTGLTAVENATAGWGVGLEFWAPGPVDVGNPALQVAVFAVPMAACAFAGIGLGVLFKRWGTTGVYALTAALIVGIGAVVLLLTWRRAWGDMWAWLADRSVEFFALGFPAVALLALAALGYLGLRRAVP is encoded by the coding sequence ATGAACCGCGTCCTCGGCGCCGCCCGCCTCCAGCTCATCAACCCACTGGCGTCCATCGGCATCGCCTGGGCCATCGTCGCACTCGCCTTCGCCGTGAACCTGGCGGTCTGGGGCCTGGGCGACGTGGACGCCGCCGCGGGCGGCGCGACCACCGGAGGCCTGGCGGCCCTGTACATCACGGTGCTGATCACCTTCATCCAAGCGGTGACGATGGTGTTCCCCCTGGCGATGGGGCTCAGCCTCAGCCGGCGGGTCTTCTACCTGGGGACGGCGCTGGTCGCCGTCGTCCAGGCGGTCGTCTACGGCGTCGTCCTGACCGGGCTGACCGCGGTCGAGAACGCCACTGCCGGCTGGGGAGTCGGGCTCGAGTTCTGGGCTCCCGGGCCCGTGGACGTCGGGAACCCGGCCCTGCAGGTCGCTGTCTTCGCCGTCCCGATGGCCGCGTGCGCCTTCGCCGGCATCGGTCTGGGCGTGCTGTTCAAGCGCTGGGGGACGACGGGCGTCTACGCGCTCACAGCCGCCCTCATCGTCGGCATCGGCGCAGTCGTCCTGCTGCTCACCTGGCGCCGGGCATGGGGGGACATGTGGGCATGGCTGGCCGATCGCTCGGTCGAGTTCTTCGCGCTCGGCTTCCCCGCGGTCGCCCTGCTCGCGCTCGCTGCGCTCGGGTACCTGGGGCTCCGACGCGCGGTCCCCTGA
- a CDS encoding alpha-ketoglutarate-dependent dioxygenase AlkB — protein sequence MSLAHQPSIWDVTEEAALTPLAGRVTRHPLTRGAWVDHLPGWIEGSGSVLDVLLGDIGWREDRRQMYDREVAVPRLLRWYGGGEVLPHPVLTEARTALDEHYRPELGEPFVTAGMCLYRDGRDSVAWHGDRIGRSRTEDTMVAIVSFGSPRPLLLRPVGGGESRRFTLGHGDLVVMGGSCQRTWEHCIPKTTKAVGPRVSVQFRPRGVA from the coding sequence ATGTCGCTCGCGCACCAGCCGTCCATCTGGGACGTCACCGAGGAGGCCGCGCTCACCCCACTGGCGGGGCGGGTCACCCGGCACCCGTTGACCCGGGGCGCCTGGGTCGACCACCTCCCCGGCTGGATCGAGGGCTCCGGCAGCGTGCTGGACGTGCTCCTCGGTGACATCGGCTGGCGGGAGGACCGCCGGCAGATGTACGACCGCGAGGTGGCCGTACCCCGTCTGCTGCGCTGGTACGGCGGCGGCGAGGTGCTGCCCCACCCGGTGCTCACCGAGGCTCGCACCGCCCTCGACGAGCACTACCGCCCCGAGCTGGGCGAGCCCTTCGTGACCGCCGGCATGTGCCTGTACCGCGACGGCCGGGACAGCGTCGCCTGGCACGGCGACCGCATCGGGCGCAGCCGCACCGAGGACACGATGGTCGCCATCGTCTCGTTCGGTTCCCCTCGGCCACTCCTGCTCCGGCCGGTCGGGGGTGGCGAGAGCCGGCGCTTCACCCTGGGGCACGGCGACCTGGTCGTGATGGGCGGCTCCTGTCAGCGCACCTGGGAGCACTGCATCCCGAAGACGACGAAAGCCGTGGGCCCTCGGGTCAGCGTCCAGTTCCGCCCCCGCGGGGTGGCCTGA